The following nucleotide sequence is from Mytilus trossulus isolate FHL-02 chromosome 9, PNRI_Mtr1.1.1.hap1, whole genome shotgun sequence.
GGGAAATATCAGCTGGGTTGACGATTTTGTTCTGAgttgaaaaatgtacattaatacaaaatatatataccacCTGCTTCTTAAAGTAATTTGTATGTTAGagcttaattttattttttaaaaattgaacgcaataacatttatacaaaatatatataccacaTGTTGCTTAAAGTATTTTGTATGTTAGAGTTTAAtgctgtttttaaaaaaattgaacacaACTTTCCGAGAAACGTAATTGATTTGTGGTAAGCtgataaatgtgtttatttttttaagaaacggATACgaacatatatataagaagCAAGAATGTTTCGACATTCATTACCACTATCTTCAGCATCTTTACAGGtaagtttcaattaaattttattattttgttcctGATACAATATTCGGGCACAAAGTGAAGAACTATTTCACTGAAAGTTATCATCTTCACTAAAACAATATCAGATAATAAGTACATACTGCAGTCAATATGCACCTAACACAGAACATAAATCTGCACTGTTTGTATATCCCTTAAGGTCAGTGATGTTTTTACTAATCTCAGGTTTATAccctttttattacatttaactttgagtcttttgattttgttttcttttatcataTGCATTGTATCCATAACGTTAATTCAGTTTTCTTGGcttgttaaatgtaaaattatccCTCCTGGCCGTGAAACTAATCCCTGGACTATAAAATAGTCTAAACATAAAAATTGCTTATTTCTACGTTATTGGATTGAAGGGGAGAGATGACTCATCGGCAATCATAAGAAATACTAAGAATTTTCtctcccaggaatagattactttagctgtaCTTGGACAATGTTAACCTAACGTAATAATGGTCCTcaacgctcttcaacttcgCACTTTATTTGTCCGTTTTAACCCCTTTGATTCGAACATGAAAGATGAGTCATTTGTAAACGAAAAGTCTTGCGTAAAAATAAACCTGGTAgctatgatgattttattataaattacatcttcttatttttataatagtaATCTTTCCTTGCTATttaaaactcatcaaagatacgcCAATGATAGTACAAGGTCAACTGAACTTTCAAATTCTGTTCTCAGAACAATCAAAATATCTAAGGATCACAAAGGTGGCTCCaccaaatggaaattttaatttatagcCTATTTTCAGACATTTGCAGGTAAGGAATAAATAGAGCTACATTATATTACACGTTTTGTAGATATATGTCGATTCGATTCTAAGTGAAAgaacaataattttcaaactttaaacGTTTTTGTCGAACTGTTTTACACTGACAATGCATATGATTTTGGATTGTTCATATTTCAAGTTGAGATCTAAACAAATTTGCCGAGCTTCTTAAACAATTTTGGAGTTATGTTTTACCCCTATAGTCCATTATGTCTGAATTCAAATATCTGCATCAAACACGCTATGGTGAATTATATTCTGAACTATTTAAAAATCAAGTTATTTTTCTTGACCCGTAAAACTTAAGGTTATTTCTCTTGACCGATAACACTTCAAATAAGCTCTCTTATAAAGCAAAAGTTCACTTAAGATAAAATCATTTGATCTATGGAACAAAATGTACTTTCTTCGATTTCCCGTCCAATTTGTTGTCGAAGATCCATTCAAGATATTTCGCCTATTTTTATTACTTACAGATTCATCATGTTAAATAGTGTGGGTAAGCTGATGTGTCTAGGATACATATTCTTATTGTCAAACAGAGTCTATGGATGCTGGGACAAATACACAGATTGGAATGACGCGGGAAAAGGTAATACTGTTTACCTTGATCGTCACAAAGTTAGTTGTGGAGGTCGTGGTAACGttattaatatgtttaaactagaGCGAGCTGGAGCTAATCTGATCCGTTACAAGTACAGATGTTGTAGACATTTCGGAAATGCATGCAATACACGGAATGTAAACAATCCGTTTACATCCGACGGAGGTAAAGGAGAGGTGATTTTCTTGGATAGGCAGAAGGTGTCATGTTATGAGGGTCTCGTAAACGGTTTCAAATTAGGTAGAAATCGAGGTCATTCTATGTACCGATATACATATAATTGTTGCAACCTAGGTGGAAGATTGAGTTGTCAAAATAAAAGCACAGGGTCAACATCTGCAGGTAAATGGGAAAGCTTTTATTTAGACAGACAAACGGTTGCCTGTAGTGGTGGACAGTATTTACAGGCTTTCCAGTTGAAAAGAAATAATGGTCGTTTACGATATGATATCAGATGCTGTCGAGTTACACGttagtttaatattttaacaattttgttgataaattgttccaatcacactgttattttttttataatctcaccgacatttttaaaatcttttttttttctttaaattttttactcaaaacttaCAAATGAGAGTAAAGTGTCTCTGTCTTGCAAATCCTGTTCTATGACATTTAATCTCGTTTAATGTACTCACCATTACCGtcaacaaataaaggcaacagtagtataccgctgttcgaaattcataaccAATCGAAAAAAAACTGGCCAGCTTATCTATCACTATTCGTCTTTGATCAGACACTAAGGAACCCTGGAAAATCATTTGGGGTTAGTCGTTGGTCAGATATCTGTTTTCCAAAAGATTTTTCTCTGACGAAAGTCTTAACATTTCTaccatttgtttgtttttaaactttataagaaactaattgtatttttaaaaaatgtagacatatacggtaacctatagttgttaatttgtttgtcatgttggtctcttgtggagagttgtctcatttgcaatcataggAGTAGATAGGAAACCATCCATATGTGTGTTTTGTCTTCCAAAGGaaaatacagatacagttaagtcagcttcatatcttgacttacatctagaaattgacaatgagggtcggttgaagacaaaactttacgacaaaagagatgatttcagctttccaattgtgaactttccatttctaagtagcaacattccagcagcacctgcatacggggtatatatctctcaattgatacgatattaccgtgtttgcatttcctatcatgattttcttgatagagggttactgctcacaaggaagctattaaatcaagagttccagatggtgaagttgaaatcatcccttcgtaaattttacggacgccatcacgagttggttgaccgttatggaataaccatttcacaaatgatatcgaatatgttcctgacgtcgtaactacaatccccttccctttcatgtatttgacctaccgaattagactatttaccggatttgtaatcacataagcaacacgacgggtgccgcatgtggagcaggatctgcttatccttccggagcacctgagatcacctctagtttttggtggggttcgtgttgtttattctttagttttctatgttgtgtcatgtgtactattgtttttctgtttgtctttttcatttttagccatggcgttgtcagttagttttagatttatgagtttgactgtcccttttggtatcttttgtccctcttttaacgattgtcacctgtttgtcaacaacaacaaaaaaaacaaggatattgagcacgtgtttaacatgaaCAATCagataaaagtttaattttaagaacattcatgcgtattgcgatcaccggatttttatgagatgggtcacactgaggtcactttgcatacggaaaatatgtagGTAGGAAgcaatgaaaataaagtaaacttcttctaaatatgaacaaattaaagaattttcgtATACTTACATTAGATGTaggtttcattataatactttattctgattggttaaTTGCACAGCCATCACATTTTATTCCGTAAGCAACAAgtaaactgcgagctactgctcactgatgatacccccgccgcaagtggataatattaatagtgtaaaaatatgcaagtgttcggtaaacaggaagatgtcgagtgatgaatctgaaaacgcatcacacagtatagctgacttatataaatcctgaaaccaaatttcagaaatccttgtattgtagttcctgagaaaaatgtgacgaaaattttcaacttggctatcatgtgtaaaatcatacaagtgttcggtaaacaggaagttgtcgagtgatgaatctgaaaacgcatcacacggtatagctgacttatataaatcctgaaaccaaatttaagaaatcattgtattgtagttcctgagaaaaatgtgacgaacattttcaacttggatatcatgtgtaaaatcaaacaagtgttcggtaaacaggaagttgtcaagtgatcaatctgataacgcatcacacggtataactgacttagataaaccctgaaaccaaatttcagaaatccttgtattgtagttcctgagaaaaatgtgacgaacattttcaacttggctatcatgtgtaaaatcaaacaagtgttcggtaaacaggaagttgtcaagtgatcaatctaaAAACACATCCCACGGTATACCTGACTTAgttaaaccctgaaaccaaatttcagaaatccatgtattgtagttcctgagaaaaatgtgacgaaagtttcatgggacggacggactgacggacagacagaggtaaaacagtataccccccttttttaaaacgGGGATATAATTACATTACTCAATAATTACATTcgatgtatgtttcattgtaatactttattttgattggctaactgcacatcacttGTTATTCCTTCAGCAATTAcattactcaataaaacttcattcatgataacacgtggtcccacacaaaagtgcacaggtgaattaaacaaaacaattataaaattcgtgttcATGGTCATAGCTGAAAAATGTAATTATCTTAttacttcatagggttgtaaaagcgttgagcgtgcgcacatttttagaatgaagcgcggaaatacaaaatgtacttcggtcaacgcttttacaccccaatgaagttacaaaaagaagcattcaattcttaaataaaacttttcattcaggATAACACTTGGTCCCATAATAAAGTGCAcatgtgaattaaataaaaattcgtgttttcatgatcatagctaaaaagtgtagttataagtattgaatgcttctttttataattttaccgcgcttcatacaaaatgtacttcagtcaacgcttttacacccatataaagttacaaaaagaagcattcaattcttaaataaaaaagtatgtgtacatcagttttataatgaaaactatccattgagttataaaaagtcacatgcattattttttttaatttgaggctTCTTATGACTTTTAAATGTGTACCGACTGATATCTTAGTCTTAGATTCATTTTTTAGtcgttgttattggctttgaactagctgtcagtaactgcgattATCCTCAGATCTATACTCTGtgccattttttgttgttgaggaTGTCATAAATACACTGCCATGTCCGGTTTGTGTATTTGTTAGAGATTATTgggtataggaagatgtggtacgagtgccaatgagacaactctccatccaagtcccaatttataaatgtaaaccattataggtcaatttacggtcttcaacacggagccttgacccACAcctaacagcaagctataaagggccccaaaaataatTAGTTGTAAACCCATTCAGACgagaaaaccaatggtctaatctatatataaaaaaacgagaaacacttatgaaccacataaacaaacgacaactactgaacatcagattcctgacttaggacagatgcaaacaattgtagcgggattaaacgtttgttttaatggtaccaaaccttttcCCTTATgtgatctgaaacaatagtgtaacatcacaacatagaaagacacactatacaATATCAATTGGAATGGCTTAAACGTAAGTAATATCGATTTGAAGAGTCaagcttttttcaactgattgttCTTCTGTTGTGATGCAACTCCACTGTCCCGGCAGGTTAGTGAAGAGATGAACGCTCTTAAACATATACAACCCCGCCACGTTCTGTATGTGCCTTTTCCAAGTCAAAGAGCATATAtttacgtggtcgacgttgcttaatgtctgccctttttgtttttcgtaaactgttttgttatagatgGGTTTTCTCCATTGaattgttcatatttttcatgtcggggCCTTTGATAGCCGATTATGTGGTAGCCGACTTTTGTCATTACGGAAGGACGTACAATTGCCTATAAtttcttacatccacttcattagAACCTTGtaagatagttgtctcattgggaatcataccacatctcatcATAAGAAAAGCCAACTTTAACAAAGATGAATCGGAAACAATGCtgacatttattcaaataaaaaatgctgtTACTGTACTGGGGACATTTTAGATTTTGCAATCACCGACAATCCTGTCGTCTAGGAAATGCATTGGATTTATTCGCTCTCTGAAAATCCTTATGGATGTTCCATTTTGCTCTCTTTGGCACACAAGCAAGAACATTGCAGGTGCCATTTATAGAGAAAGGAGTGCACCTGACCACCTAGAAATTTCTCGTAAATTTTAAGTAGAAAAAGAATGCTGATACACATTAAATTTGCTAAGAGCAATCAAAGATAACACTTAAAATTTACTAAGAGCAATCAAAGAAATTCTTAAGTTGATTATCGACGTTAGAGATACCCAGTCGTTAAGATTAAAACTAAGAGAGCGTTCCAAGAAGGATAAAGAGTACTCTTATGGTTACGAGTGCAACATGAATTTTAAGGGCGGTCAATCATTCTAAGATTACTTCAAGATATACTCTCTTAGCAAATATGACGATCTTAAGATGGTCTTAAGCACTAAGATTGCTTCATGATACTGGACTTTATTGTTCTGTGTTGTCGattgtaaacttttgttttgacGTTTTCGTTTAagccatgttttttttctattaatgaTTTGTAGTTTCCCTTGGTATTGTCAGCCATTCTGGATtggaatatatataatatgtaactACTACTATGTTTGTAGAcattaaggttccactaaagtcaaaatataggacacttcataaacatctaaactttgcctgtatttttcaacctataatgaataaagtcataaactatgaaaacatatgttcattaaaacatactttacatatacacCTATATAAGGTAGTGCTACGAATGTCGGATACtatttagttttgaaatacacatataccaggggtacaatcaaaatcacgtgatggatatacacacaccggaagtaacagtcgagcagaccgcttgaaaggtaagtagtcgtatttactcgtttatatcaataaaatttaatacataAGGTAGTGCTACGAATGTCGGATACtatttagttttgaaatacacaattatccttgATGGGAAGCGTGCAGTTAAtgctaacacttcgacacagttccaaactttctgtgtcgaagtgtttgcaattactgcacgctttctagcaaaaacaatagtgtattttaaaactacatactatccgacattcggtgcactaccttatttattaaattttattgatataaacaagtaaatacgactacttacctttcaagcggtctgctcgactgttacttccggtgtgtgtatatctatcacgtgattttgattgtaccccttgataTACACactgtgtaaattgtaaataaacttgaaattgttatgttgtggccaaaccggttcttggggtgaacactaaattttcaaaaaaatctgcaggcctgcaagacgacttaatttgcttaaaattgatATGGACGAATAAtattacatgtaatgcagggcaagccattgttgattttttataaaaggtaTTGATTTTCAAGTTTCAGTTAATTTCATGTAACTAAGTGAACTAATATGGAAGGTACAATACAGAAATTGGACAAATAtgccattaaaacatatgtatgtgaCAAATCAACAATGgcttgccctgcattacatgtTACAGTATTCatccataccaattttaagcaaattaagtcgtcttgcaggcctgcagatttttttgaaaatttagtgttcaccccaagaaccggtttggccacaacataacaatttcaagtttatttacaatttacacagtgtgtatatgtaaagtatgtttaaatgaacatatgttttcatagtttatgactttattcattataggttgaaaaatacaggcaaagtttagatgtttatgaagagtcctatattttgactttagtggaaccttaacAATTCAATAACTTAGTGTTAAAAAATACTAACTTCGTATTACTCAATTATATCTATAGATAGGTGTTTTAGAATAAACACaccaatgaagtgtccagtcattcttttgtaaattcctttgatgacactgataggtgattagaaatcagttataattataacgggaatcatccttatcacacacatcttcaaatagactgtccttatgcaaactaaaacgtaagctccgcccgatcagttgaaataacattggtaataaaGCTGATGTGTTTTTTTGATAGTCAATAGCGTTAATTTGACGTTACATTCTACATACGTTTGTACTGCACATAAATTGCTACCCAGtaataacttttaaacaatgttgtcgtgaaataaacaaatatttcacaaacaaaaactaaacaatTTCAGCTTTTACATAACTACTTCAATAGTTAAAACAATCGGGTTGTTTTCGGATTATCGtccattattataattttagacAATATTTCCTTTAAGCGTTCCACATATAACATTCCGAGTTGAGTATTTGATGCAGATCATCTGACTTAATGGGTTAGGAGATACATAGGAATAAGAGCCTTATGATCcacatttgatttgattttaacttgaaatttgaaaatgctgCAATTTACcgcaaaggaaaaaaaatattttgttcagtTCACTAACTTTCGCGATcgattaatttaaatttaaacatatttatttatagtggattgggaaacaagttttgcaacttatattaatccctttccactttgcgggtgcgagtgctgccttgtagcggcattagcctactctttttcgaaatctacaagggtgtctttaacgtgcaagagatgtggctctctcttaacacgggccagccatttatcgtccccgtccgacggactatcatcgtttccttaagaccatacttgcaaatggtgtcaagggagagccgaaaattgggttcctgaaattttcatcccaaacgggaatcgaaccagtaacctttgtgttagtagtccgatgcactaaccactacaccaatCGCGATCGATTAAATACCTGTCAGTACTCGTTCATGTAAAAACGCCTAGCGGTAAGCCCAGTActgttatttacattttaatacgCGTCAGTTTATTGATAAAATAGTTGTTTGTGGCAATTTTCAGTCAAAGTTATCACACGAGGACGCGCCGTGTGCACCACGGGGGTCAACTTCCTATTATTGGGTATACGGGgatgtgccaaaaatatgggtcataattttgcgagattttatttaagaattgaatgcttttttttgtaaatttattggggtgtaaaagcgttgaccgaagtacattttgtatgaagcgcggaagcgcttcattctaaaaatgtacgcaaggtcaacgcttttacaaccctataaagttacaaacagaagcattcaatacttataattacatttttttagctatgatcatgaaaacacgatttgtatccagttttatttaattcacctgtgcactttattgtgggacctcgcgtcatcatgcatgataaatgttattgtctcatgcaactgtttacggaataacatgtgatgtgctgttagccaatcagaataacgtattataatgaaacatacatctaatgtaattatataagaATGACCCTCCTTTTTGATGATAtcctatattaaaatgcattacGTTTGATAACTGTATATTGAGTTGGGGTATGCTctacatatatcatatataaatatgctaaATTGAGAATCTTacattatgaaatatattatgtgcaCCAATTGATgtcaattcatatataaaaacttaaggGTAGCtggtatatttatgaattatgagtGATGATGAGTAATTAGTGCTTATATAAGCAtgggtcatattttaaatattgtatataagagtaggtcattctttcttaaatttttatataactattaAGGTATTGAATTTcagtgaatgttatattaaaatgggtaagtttttttaggcaaaaatggcacacccctaccaaaaaaatatctataaaatctAGTTTAGAACGCCACACAACCATaatataaactttatatattactatatgATGTATACCCTTTACGACCCCCGAACAAGAGGAGTAGATATGAAACAATGTCAACTCGCCCCACTGGCCAATCGGCCCACACTAGATCGccactttatttttaaaaaaatatcccaCTCTTGTTTACCGACTccccacttttaaaaaaaatgtaaaatcaaattgaacaatCAGTCCGACAACTTAAT
It contains:
- the LOC134683494 gene encoding uncharacterized protein LOC134683494 — protein: MLNSVGKLMCLGYIFLLSNRVYGCWDKYTDWNDAGKGNTVYLDRHKVSCGGRGNVINMFKLERAGANLIRYKYRCCRHFGNACNTRNVNNPFTSDGGKGEVIFLDRQKVSCYEGLVNGFKLGRNRGHSMYRYTYNCCNLGGRLSCQNKSTGSTSAGKWESFYLDRQTVACSGGQYLQAFQLKRNNGRLRYDIRCCRVTR